Proteins encoded together in one Rossellomorea sp. y25 window:
- a CDS encoding superoxide dismutase family protein: MNYYQYGYPGYSYYRNAPDMAFAQIQGGPLAPGLQGYIFFREVQNGVEVYAEITGLPSYREGKGDQNPIGPHGFHLHEKGVCEIGDPKEPFSSAGGHWNPTNQPHGNHAGDFPVLFSNDGYAKMSFFTNKFKVKDVIGKGVIIHQSPDDYRSQPSGDAGKRLACGVIMGYGV, encoded by the coding sequence ATGAATTATTATCAGTATGGCTATCCTGGCTATTCATATTATCGAAACGCACCTGACATGGCCTTCGCTCAAATACAGGGAGGTCCATTAGCACCAGGATTGCAAGGGTATATTTTTTTTCGGGAAGTGCAAAATGGGGTGGAAGTATATGCAGAGATAACAGGTTTACCATCATATAGGGAAGGAAAAGGTGATCAAAATCCGATCGGGCCTCATGGATTTCACTTACATGAAAAGGGAGTCTGTGAAATAGGGGACCCAAAGGAACCCTTTTCTTCTGCCGGGGGACATTGGAATCCGACGAACCAGCCTCATGGTAATCATGCGGGTGATTTTCCTGTACTGTTCTCAAATGACGGATACGCTAAAATGTCCTTTTTTACAAATAAATTCAAAGTGAAAGACGTCATAGGCAAAGGGGTCATCATCCATCAAAGCCCGGATGACTACAGATCCCAGCCCTCGGGAGATGCGGGGAAACGGCTCGCATGCGGAGTCATTATGGGGTATGGGGTCTAA
- a CDS encoding sodium-dependent transporter, with translation MSQREQWSSKIGFILAAAGSAIGLGAIWKFPYIAGQNGGGAFFLIFILFTLLLGLPLLLAEFSIGRTAGSNAVDSYRKIAPGTHWHWVGILGMVTSFILLSFYSVIGGWIVVYLFKAITGQLNNLSSDQYAEVFGATISNPVTSVFVQFLFILMTIFVVAKGVQKGIELASKIMMPALFILFILLVVRAVTLDNAVDGITFLLQPDFSKVTSQTILEAMGQSFFTLSVGVSVMVTYSSYLPKTQSLPRSAISIVAMNIFIVLLAGLAIFPAVFAFDLEPGAGPVLLFNVLPTVFSQIPFGMFFFIAFLVLFLFAALTSAFSMLEIIVSVISKGEPEKRKKWSWIIGLAIFVFGIPSALSFGILGNITLFDKTIFDLADFAVSNVLLPIGSLLIALFVPMKMKKTALYEELKQGSGLKRGLFEAWFFLIRFVAPLLIVIVMLDVLGLF, from the coding sequence ATGAGTCAACGCGAACAATGGTCATCAAAGATTGGCTTTATATTAGCGGCAGCAGGGTCTGCGATTGGATTGGGGGCAATTTGGAAATTCCCTTATATCGCTGGTCAAAATGGAGGTGGAGCATTCTTCCTGATCTTCATTCTATTTACTTTATTACTCGGACTTCCATTACTATTGGCAGAATTCTCAATCGGACGGACAGCCGGAAGCAATGCCGTTGATTCGTATCGAAAAATCGCTCCTGGTACGCACTGGCACTGGGTCGGGATTCTTGGAATGGTTACATCCTTTATCTTACTTTCCTTCTACAGCGTGATCGGGGGATGGATTGTTGTTTATTTATTTAAAGCCATTACGGGTCAATTGAACAATCTTTCCTCTGACCAATACGCAGAAGTATTTGGTGCGACGATCTCAAATCCTGTAACAAGTGTATTCGTTCAATTCCTTTTCATCTTGATGACCATCTTCGTGGTTGCTAAAGGGGTTCAAAAAGGTATTGAGCTGGCCAGTAAAATCATGATGCCGGCATTATTTATTTTATTTATTCTCTTGGTTGTTCGTGCTGTAACCCTTGATAATGCGGTGGATGGAATCACATTCCTGCTGCAACCAGATTTTTCAAAAGTGACATCACAAACGATTTTGGAAGCGATGGGACAATCGTTCTTCACACTAAGTGTAGGTGTATCGGTGATGGTGACATACAGTTCTTATCTGCCGAAAACACAGAGTCTGCCCAGATCAGCCATTTCCATTGTGGCTATGAATATTTTCATTGTACTGTTAGCAGGATTGGCCATTTTCCCTGCGGTCTTTGCCTTTGATTTAGAACCTGGGGCTGGCCCTGTACTACTGTTTAATGTTTTACCAACCGTTTTCAGTCAAATTCCTTTTGGGATGTTCTTCTTTATTGCGTTCCTTGTTCTGTTCTTGTTCGCAGCGTTAACATCTGCATTCTCCATGCTCGAAATCATTGTTTCGGTCATTTCAAAAGGAGAACCTGAGAAGCGCAAGAAATGGTCTTGGATCATCGGACTTGCCATCTTTGTTTTCGGTATTCCGTCGGCATTATCGTTTGGGATTCTTGGGAATATCACGCTATTCGATAAGACCATTTTTGACTTGGCTGATTTCGCTGTCAGCAATGTGCTGCTTCCGATTGGATCACTGCTTATTGCACTGTTCGTACCTATGAAAATGAAGAAAACAGCACTTTACGAAGAGTTGAAGCAAGGAAGTGGATTGAAGCGGGGATTATTCGAAGCCTGGTTCTTCCTGATACGTTTTGTGGCTCCGTTGCTAATCGTTATTGTCATGCTTGATGTATTGGGCCTATTCTAA
- a CDS encoding FAD-dependent oxidoreductase, producing MKSYIVVGAGILGASTAYHLAKAGAEVTVVDRQDPGQATDAAAGIVCPWLSQRRNKVWYRLAKGGAKYYPSIIQQLEADGESETGYKRVGAISLHTDENKLRKMVERAEKRREDAPEIGELTILTAEETRQRFPLLSEEYQAVHVSGAARVDGRAMRQALINGAKKNGAIFRQGDAKLLKEQNRITGVTIGEQKLAADEVIVTAGVWAKELFEPVGINFLVSSQKAQILHLQVKGEETNGWPVVMPPNDQYLLAFPEGRVVAGATHENDVGLDRRVTAGGLHEVLHKAMEVAPGIHDSTVMETRVGFRPFTPGFLPVFGTMPGLPGVLVANGLGASGLTVGPYLGSELAKLALGEPTELDPSDYDVAGAME from the coding sequence ATGAAATCATATATTGTTGTGGGTGCGGGAATACTTGGTGCTTCTACGGCGTATCATCTTGCTAAGGCAGGGGCAGAGGTCACAGTGGTAGATCGTCAGGACCCTGGACAAGCAACGGATGCAGCGGCGGGGATTGTTTGTCCATGGCTGTCGCAGCGTCGGAATAAAGTGTGGTATCGACTGGCCAAAGGTGGGGCGAAGTATTATCCGAGCATCATTCAACAGCTGGAAGCTGACGGAGAATCAGAAACAGGGTATAAGCGAGTAGGAGCGATCAGTCTGCATACAGATGAAAATAAGCTTCGAAAAATGGTTGAGAGAGCGGAAAAGCGCAGGGAAGATGCACCTGAAATCGGTGAACTCACTATTCTTACGGCTGAGGAAACACGTCAACGTTTCCCGCTTTTATCTGAAGAGTATCAAGCTGTTCATGTAAGTGGGGCTGCACGAGTTGATGGAAGAGCGATGCGGCAGGCGCTTATTAATGGAGCCAAAAAGAACGGGGCGATATTCCGGCAAGGGGATGCCAAGCTTCTGAAAGAACAAAACAGGATCACAGGTGTCACGATAGGCGAACAAAAGCTTGCAGCAGATGAAGTGATTGTCACAGCAGGTGTTTGGGCGAAGGAACTTTTTGAACCGGTGGGAATAAACTTCTTGGTATCTTCGCAAAAAGCGCAAATTCTTCATTTACAGGTAAAGGGTGAAGAAACGAATGGGTGGCCTGTTGTCATGCCACCGAATGACCAATACCTTCTCGCGTTTCCTGAGGGAAGAGTTGTCGCAGGTGCGACCCATGAAAATGATGTCGGCCTCGACCGCCGGGTGACAGCAGGTGGTTTACATGAAGTTCTTCACAAAGCGATGGAAGTAGCACCCGGCATCCATGACAGTACAGTGATGGAAACAAGGGTGGGGTTTCGCCCGTTCACTCCAGGTTTTCTCCCCGTTTTCGGAACGATGCCTGGACTTCCTGGGGTGCTGGTAGCGAATGGACTTGGGGCATCCGGACTGACGGTCGGCCCATATCTTGGTTCTGAGCTTGCGAAGCTTGCACTCGGTGAACCTACAGAACTGGATCCTTCCGACTACGATGTAGCGGGTGCGATGGAGTAA
- a CDS encoding ABC-F family ATP-binding cassette domain-containing protein translates to MSLLTVKNLTHGFGDRAIFNDVSFRLLKGEHIGLIGANGEGKSTFMNIITGKLEPDEGKVEWAKRIRIGYLDQHAQLKQGMTIRDVLKTAFQYLFDMETEMNELFAKMGEASPEELEELLEETGTLQDALTNNDFYIIDAKVEEIGRGLGLDDIGLDKDVHDLSGGQRTKVLLAKLLLEKPDILLLDEPTNYLDEQHINWLRRYLQEYENAFILISHDIPFLNSVINLIYHMENQELNRYAGDYHEFKRVHEMKKQQLESAFKRQQQEISELKDFVARNKARVSTRNMAMSRQKKLDKMDMIELAAEKPKPEFHFKQARTAGRVIFETKDLVIGYDEPLSKPLNLKMERGQKIALSGANGIGKTTLLRSILGEIKPISGSVELGDYLHIGYFEQEIKTKNNNTCIEEVWNEFPSLNQAEVRAALAKCGLTTKHIESKVEVLSGGEKAKVRLCKLMNKESNVLVFDEPTNHLDVEAKEELKRALKEYKGTVLLISHEPEFYQDVATEVWNCENWTTKLF, encoded by the coding sequence ATGAGTTTATTAACAGTCAAAAACTTAACTCACGGGTTCGGTGACCGTGCGATTTTTAATGACGTTTCTTTCCGTTTGTTAAAGGGTGAGCATATCGGCTTGATCGGTGCCAATGGAGAAGGAAAGTCTACATTTATGAATATCATTACAGGTAAGCTTGAGCCCGATGAAGGAAAAGTGGAGTGGGCGAAGCGGATCCGTATCGGTTATCTGGATCAACATGCACAGTTGAAGCAGGGCATGACAATCCGGGATGTGTTGAAGACAGCCTTTCAATACCTGTTTGATATGGAAACAGAAATGAATGAGCTCTTTGCCAAAATGGGGGAAGCATCTCCGGAAGAGCTGGAAGAATTGCTCGAGGAAACAGGGACACTACAGGATGCCCTGACAAATAATGATTTTTATATCATAGACGCAAAAGTAGAGGAAATTGGCCGTGGCCTTGGATTAGATGATATAGGGTTGGATAAGGATGTCCACGATTTAAGTGGAGGGCAACGAACGAAAGTCTTACTGGCCAAGCTTCTACTGGAAAAACCGGATATTCTTTTACTCGATGAGCCTACTAACTACCTTGACGAGCAGCATATCAATTGGTTGAGACGCTATCTGCAGGAATATGAAAATGCGTTTATCCTGATCTCACATGATATTCCATTCTTAAATAGTGTCATTAATCTTATTTATCATATGGAAAATCAAGAATTGAATCGTTACGCGGGAGATTATCATGAATTCAAACGGGTTCATGAAATGAAGAAGCAGCAACTCGAATCTGCATTCAAGAGACAACAGCAGGAAATTTCAGAGCTGAAGGATTTCGTTGCCCGCAATAAAGCGCGTGTGTCGACCCGTAACATGGCGATGTCACGTCAGAAGAAGCTGGATAAGATGGATATGATTGAACTGGCTGCCGAAAAGCCGAAGCCAGAGTTTCATTTCAAACAAGCGAGAACCGCTGGCAGGGTCATTTTTGAAACGAAAGACCTTGTAATTGGATATGATGAACCATTGTCGAAGCCACTCAATCTCAAGATGGAGCGCGGTCAGAAGATTGCCCTATCTGGAGCGAACGGGATCGGGAAGACGACTCTTCTACGCAGTATTTTAGGAGAAATCAAACCAATATCAGGCTCAGTGGAATTGGGAGACTATCTTCATATTGGTTATTTTGAGCAGGAAATCAAGACAAAGAATAATAATACGTGCATCGAAGAGGTGTGGAATGAGTTCCCATCCCTAAATCAAGCAGAAGTGCGTGCCGCCCTTGCAAAATGCGGACTGACGACAAAGCATATCGAAAGCAAGGTAGAAGTACTGAGCGGGGGAGAAAAAGCAAAGGTACGACTATGTAAATTGATGAACAAAGAATCGAATGTCCTGGTGTTTGACGAGCCGACCAACCACTTAGACGTAGAGGCAAAAGAAGAATTGAAACGTGCCCTTAAAGAATATAAAGGTACCGTCCTTTTAATCAGTCACGAACCTGAATTCTATCAGGATGTGGCGACGGAAGTATGGAACTGTGAAAACTGGACGACGAAATTATTCTAA
- a CDS encoding GntR family transcriptional regulator, which produces MKKRQTAEFRVYGQLKDALLARKIAPGTQLVEQVISMKMAVSRTPIRHALKRLELEGLVQIIPNRGAFVVHPTREEIISFFELRKELEYLTVKYGLPKVKKTDMPRLYTFLKDEQETYRQKDLLKYVELNKQFHLFLAEVSGNKFLMRYMDEMLTQSNVYLFLFDVFYHVEPGENVRFREHEEMVKAIENRDQQTLLELIDLHMKHSFDDLRLEDNGYSSLEDVLED; this is translated from the coding sequence GTGAAGAAGAGACAAACCGCAGAGTTTAGAGTATATGGGCAACTGAAGGATGCCTTACTGGCCAGAAAGATCGCCCCGGGAACCCAGCTTGTCGAACAAGTCATCTCTATGAAGATGGCTGTAAGCAGAACCCCCATTCGACATGCGTTGAAAAGACTTGAATTAGAAGGACTGGTTCAGATCATCCCAAACCGGGGAGCTTTTGTCGTCCATCCCACAAGAGAAGAGATCATCTCTTTCTTCGAGTTAAGGAAGGAACTTGAATACCTTACCGTTAAGTATGGTCTGCCTAAAGTTAAAAAAACCGACATGCCGAGGCTCTACACCTTTCTTAAGGATGAACAGGAAACCTATAGACAAAAGGACCTGTTAAAATATGTAGAACTCAATAAGCAGTTTCATCTATTCCTGGCCGAAGTCAGCGGGAATAAATTCCTGATGCGCTACATGGATGAAATGCTTACTCAGTCCAACGTCTATCTATTCTTATTTGATGTATTTTATCATGTGGAACCCGGCGAAAACGTACGTTTCAGAGAACACGAAGAAATGGTCAAAGCCATCGAAAACCGCGATCAACAAACCCTGCTGGAATTAATCGACCTTCATATGAAGCATAGTTTTGATGACTTACGTTTAGAGGATAATGGATATTCATCATTGGAAGATGTTTTGGAGGACTAA
- a CDS encoding YitT family protein codes for MKQVQSLLNITLGAFLIALNIHFFLSPNRIGTGGTSGAGIVLSQFMDLPVGVIMFALDMILFILGLLLIGPSFGLKSVFASLSLSGMVWALEVYHPLHNPIGHDVLIQIVIGTLIGAIGVAMIFNQEASAGGTGVLAKIIHKFTGLELGRAVLASDILIVISSAYLFGLQIGLYAFFGLLLKGMMIDRTLQFFNENKEVVIISEHSEEIKQFIVGDLEKGATLHSAKGAFSDDQKEVITTILDRKDFSKLKSYIQSTDEKAFITVHSMNEIWGQNFKSFA; via the coding sequence ATGAAACAAGTTCAATCCTTACTAAATATAACTTTGGGCGCTTTTTTGATTGCGCTGAATATACATTTTTTCTTATCACCAAATAGGATCGGCACAGGTGGGACCAGTGGTGCAGGCATCGTTCTATCACAATTCATGGATTTACCTGTTGGAGTGATTATGTTTGCACTCGATATGATTCTATTTATTCTCGGCTTACTTCTGATCGGCCCCAGCTTCGGTCTGAAATCGGTCTTCGCAAGCCTCTCACTAAGTGGCATGGTATGGGCTTTAGAGGTGTATCATCCCCTCCATAATCCCATTGGTCATGATGTTCTCATTCAAATTGTGATTGGTACGCTCATTGGGGCCATTGGAGTCGCAATGATCTTTAATCAAGAAGCTTCCGCCGGTGGAACGGGGGTTCTTGCCAAGATCATTCACAAGTTCACAGGTCTTGAGCTGGGACGCGCAGTCCTCGCATCTGATATTCTGATCGTCATTTCGTCTGCCTACTTATTCGGACTTCAGATTGGTTTGTATGCATTCTTTGGATTGCTATTGAAGGGAATGATGATTGACAGAACTCTTCAGTTTTTCAATGAAAACAAAGAAGTAGTGATCATCAGCGAGCATAGTGAGGAAATTAAGCAATTTATTGTCGGAGACCTGGAAAAAGGAGCAACGCTGCATTCAGCTAAAGGCGCATTTTCAGATGATCAAAAAGAAGTCATCACGACCATTCTTGATCGCAAAGACTTCTCGAAATTAAAATCATATATTCAATCAACCGATGAAAAAGCATTTATTACCGTACACAGCATGAATGAAATATGGGGACAGAATTTTAAATCCTTCGCTTAA
- a CDS encoding MarR family transcriptional regulator codes for MDLEHIKHSYIDRLFTAFQISNRHIQQDLASSLKEMNLTGPQFYILYLLSTSEGTKSTELADKLDVKPSAITVMIDRLLKNNFVIRERDEKDRRIVKLELTSEGHEVFEKGKAKRKEIFSKYLAYLDEEDVNQLVTIYEKLAAAVENNTEE; via the coding sequence GTGGACTTAGAACATATTAAACATTCCTATATAGATCGTTTATTTACAGCTTTTCAAATTTCGAATCGTCATATTCAACAAGATCTGGCTTCCTCATTAAAAGAAATGAACTTAACAGGTCCCCAGTTTTATATTCTTTATCTCCTTTCCACATCGGAAGGAACAAAATCAACGGAACTTGCGGATAAGCTCGATGTAAAACCCAGTGCGATCACGGTGATGATCGACCGTTTACTTAAAAACAATTTTGTTATCCGGGAAAGAGATGAGAAGGATCGCAGAATTGTGAAGCTGGAACTAACCTCTGAAGGACATGAGGTTTTCGAGAAAGGAAAAGCTAAAAGGAAAGAAATTTTTTCAAAGTATCTCGCTTATCTTGATGAAGAAGATGTAAATCAACTGGTAACGATTTACGAGAAGCTCGCTGCAGCTGTTGAGAACAATACAGAAGAATAA
- a CDS encoding MDR family MFS transporter: protein MSVQPGINKRLVLTGLIIGMFFSALEQTVVGTAMPTIIAELNGFSIFAWVTTAYLITSTTVTPIVGKLSDLYGRRLLYLIGVIIFIIGSGLCATATSMEQLVLYRGLQGIGGGMIMPLSQTIIGDIFTAEQRAKWQGVFGALFGLSSVIGPFIGGFIVDTISWHWIFLINVPFGLLSALLLFIGLKYENVGRPTDKVSIDYLGIITLIPALVLLLIGLNFGGDKFEWTSGTSFLIFGGAIVLLLLFGFIENKAKEPILDLSLFKNRVFATTNALGFLLGLGMFGAIMFVPMFMQGILGVTPTQAGSTMTPMMIAMIMASIIGGRLLLKLKYRTVLTAGMLTTVVGFFLMSTMGPDSKEYTAYFFMVVMGFGMGLVMPTLMIAVQNEFPKSRLGAVTSSATFFRSIGGTIGITVLNAVMNQSLQENMKEVTAQQDNPAASQILAGLSEKTDALFGLLVTPGLLEVPKEIGSIVIASIETAWSDAFTTVFLTGLIFIAIGVGVALSVGNGRIKRDKELQEEAIKEETTLKPATE from the coding sequence ATGTCAGTACAACCAGGGATTAATAAACGCTTAGTGCTAACCGGTTTAATTATCGGGATGTTCTTTAGTGCACTTGAACAAACCGTAGTTGGGACAGCAATGCCAACTATTATCGCTGAGCTAAACGGTTTTTCTATTTTTGCGTGGGTAACCACGGCTTATTTAATTACTTCCACCACTGTTACACCAATCGTGGGGAAACTATCGGATTTATATGGTAGACGTTTATTGTATTTGATTGGGGTCATCATTTTCATTATCGGATCGGGCTTGTGTGCAACGGCCACTTCCATGGAGCAGCTCGTTCTATATCGCGGTCTTCAAGGGATTGGCGGAGGAATGATCATGCCCCTGTCCCAAACGATTATTGGGGATATCTTCACAGCTGAACAGCGTGCAAAGTGGCAGGGGGTATTTGGAGCATTATTCGGATTAAGCTCCGTGATCGGTCCATTTATTGGCGGTTTCATTGTGGACACCATCAGCTGGCACTGGATTTTCTTGATAAACGTACCATTTGGTTTATTATCGGCACTCCTATTGTTCATCGGTTTGAAGTATGAAAATGTAGGACGCCCGACAGATAAGGTAAGCATTGATTACTTGGGGATCATCACCCTGATTCCGGCGTTAGTGCTATTACTGATAGGGTTGAATTTCGGAGGAGACAAATTCGAGTGGACGTCAGGAACTAGCTTTCTGATTTTTGGTGGTGCCATCGTGTTACTGCTTCTGTTTGGTTTCATCGAAAACAAAGCAAAAGAACCAATCCTGGATCTAAGCCTGTTTAAGAATAGAGTGTTTGCGACGACGAATGCGTTAGGTTTCCTTCTTGGTCTGGGAATGTTCGGAGCGATTATGTTTGTACCGATGTTCATGCAGGGTATTCTCGGAGTTACACCAACCCAGGCAGGTTCTACGATGACTCCAATGATGATCGCGATGATTATGGCAAGTATCATCGGAGGCAGATTATTGCTGAAACTGAAATACCGCACCGTCCTTACGGCAGGTATGCTCACTACTGTAGTCGGCTTTTTCTTGATGAGTACGATGGGTCCGGATTCTAAAGAATATACAGCATACTTTTTTATGGTGGTCATGGGATTTGGAATGGGTCTGGTGATGCCAACACTTATGATTGCTGTTCAAAATGAATTTCCTAAGTCCCGATTGGGGGCTGTCACATCATCGGCCACCTTCTTCCGCTCGATCGGTGGAACGATTGGGATTACAGTATTGAACGCCGTTATGAATCAGTCACTTCAAGAGAATATGAAGGAAGTGACGGCACAGCAGGATAATCCAGCTGCAAGTCAAATCCTTGCAGGGTTAAGTGAGAAAACAGATGCCCTGTTCGGCCTGCTTGTCACACCTGGTTTACTGGAAGTTCCGAAAGAGATTGGCAGCATCGTGATTGCTTCCATTGAAACAGCATGGTCTGATGCCTTCACAACTGTATTCTTGACAGGTTTAATCTTTATCGCGATTGGCGTGGGAGTGGCCCTGTCAGTCGGAAATGGAAGAATCAAACGAGATAAAGAGTTGCAGGAAGAAGCGATCAAAGAGGAGACAACGCTTAAACCGGCCACTGAATAA